The Garra rufa chromosome 23, GarRuf1.0, whole genome shotgun sequence genome includes a region encoding these proteins:
- the cdc37l1 gene encoding hsp90 co-chaperone Cdc37-like 1, producing MEWFGGSVSQPEQDRKENMPCTHPHEPNAESMASLCLSQQQRCVKASIASQWQLAEAQNQLCGLELHSSESVEQEHARALASSAELSQTEQEWRHKERMLGRSPTLCPEASRDVFDKSIINSSQPWPNESDHDKNISFVQQNEQLLKHFGMLRRWDDSQRFLAEYHHLICEETANYLILWCFRLQAEQKEALMEQVAHQAVVMQFIMEMARNSQQDPRGCFRQFFQKAKAGQEGYLDVFHTELIAFKQRVKEYTMKSKGETPKDTVHQNTPPGCRLDPKEVLESLPPDLKACIQMQDMPILQNVLSGMNPQVAEYHVKRCLEAGLWTNTPRGSKEESSETDEWRMMET from the exons ATGGAGTGGTTTGGAGGCAGCGTGTCTCAACCTGAACAGGACCGAAAGGAAAACATGCCCTGCACACACCCACACGAG CCCAATGCGGAGAGCATGGCGTCTCTGTGCCTGAGTCAGCAGCAGCGCTGTGTGAAGGCCTCGATTGCATCGCAGTGGCAGCTGGCCGAAGCGCAGAACCAGCTCTGCGGTTTGGAGCTCCACAGCTCTGAGTCTGTGGAGCAGGAGCACGCCCGAGCCCTGGCCTCCTCCGCCGAGCTCTCGCAGACCGAACAGGAGTGGAGACATAAAGAGAGGATGCTGGGACGGAGCCCCACTCTGTGTCCGGAGGCCAGCCGGGACGTGTTTGACAAG AGTATCATAAACAGTTCACAGCCTTGGCCTAATGAATCTGATCATGATAAGAACATAAGCTTCGTCCAGCAAAATGAACAActcttgaaacattttg GTATGTTAAGGAGGTGGGATGATAGTCAGCGCTTTCTAGCAGAGTACCACCATCTCATCTGTGAAGAAACGGCCAATTACCTGATCCTGTGGTGCTTCCGTCTACAAGCAGAGCAA AAAGAGGCCTTAATGGAGCAGGTGGCTCACCAGGCAGTCGTCATGCAGTTTATTATGGAAATGGCCCGCAACTCTCAGCAAGACCCAAGAGGCTGTTTCCGTCAGTTCTTTCAGAAAGCCAAG gcaggGCAGGAGGGCTACTTGGACGTCTTCCACACAGAACTCATCGCCTTTAAGCAGAGAGTTAAAGAGTATACCATGAAATCAAAAGGAGAAACCCCAAAGGATACAGTTCACCAAAACACGCCGCCAGGCTGTCGTCTCGACCCCAAGGAGGTTTTGGAGTCTCTGCCACCG GATCTGAAAGCATGCATCCAGATGCAAGATATGCCGATTCTTCAGAACGTGCTGAGCGGCATGAACCCACAG GTGGCAGAATACCACGTGAAGCGTTGTTTGGAGGCAGGACTTTGGACGAATACACCTCGAGGCTCCAAAGAAGAGAGTTCAGAAACAGACGAGTGGAGAATGATGGAAACCTAG